Proteins encoded in a region of the Gammaproteobacteria bacterium genome:
- a CDS encoding aspartate-semialdehyde dehydrogenase, protein MKKYNVAVAGATGAVGEAMLSILEQRDFPVDQLYLLASERSAGSRIMFKGRQVMVQNLADFDFTQAQIGLFSAGGSVSAEFAPIAGAAGCVVIDNTSHFRYDDDIPLVVPEVNPEQIAAYTNRNIIANPNCSTIQMLLALKPIHDAARIKRISVATYQAVSGTGKAAIEELAKQTADLLNGRQATCEVYPKQIAFNALPHIDTFLDNGYTKEEMKMCWETRKIFGDDSIQVSATCVRIPVFYGHSEAVQIETEKPLSDKEARRLLKAMPGVVVIDERKDGGYPTAVTDSVGQDAVFVGRIRQDISMENGLNLWVVSDNVRKGAALNSVQIAELLIKDYL, encoded by the coding sequence ATGAAGAAGTATAACGTAGCGGTGGCGGGTGCCACTGGCGCGGTAGGCGAGGCGATGCTGAGCATCCTTGAGCAGCGTGATTTTCCGGTGGATCAACTGTATCTGCTGGCCAGCGAACGCTCGGCGGGTTCGAGAATCATGTTCAAAGGCCGCCAGGTCATGGTTCAGAATCTGGCCGACTTTGATTTCACCCAGGCCCAGATTGGCCTGTTTTCGGCCGGTGGCAGCGTGTCGGCGGAGTTTGCCCCGATAGCAGGCGCGGCTGGCTGCGTCGTCATAGACAACACCTCGCATTTTCGCTACGACGACGATATCCCTCTGGTGGTGCCGGAAGTCAACCCGGAGCAGATTGCGGCCTACACGAACCGCAATATCATCGCTAATCCGAATTGTTCGACCATCCAGATGTTGTTGGCCCTGAAGCCCATCCATGACGCGGCCCGGATCAAACGCATTTCCGTGGCGACCTACCAGGCTGTGTCAGGAACCGGAAAGGCGGCGATCGAGGAGCTGGCCAAGCAAACTGCGGATCTGCTTAATGGTCGCCAGGCCACCTGTGAAGTCTATCCAAAGCAGATCGCCTTCAATGCACTGCCGCATATCGATACTTTTCTGGATAATGGTTACACCAAAGAAGAAATGAAGATGTGCTGGGAGACCCGCAAGATCTTTGGCGACGACTCCATCCAGGTAAGCGCCACCTGCGTCCGGATTCCCGTTTTCTACGGGCACTCGGAAGCCGTGCAGATAGAGACTGAAAAGCCCCTATCGGATAAAGAAGCCCGGCGGCTTTTGAAAGCCATGCCGGGTGTGGTGGTGATAGATGAGCGGAAGGACGGCGGTTACCCCACGGCTGTTACCGATTCTGTGGGCCAGGACGCAGTTTTCGTAGGTCGGATACGTCAGGATATCTCCATGGAAAACGGCCTGAACCTGTGGGTCGTCTCCGACAACGTGCGCAAAGGTGCGGCGCTGAATTCCGTTCAGATCGCCGAGCTATTGATAAAAGACTATTTATAA
- the leuC gene encoding 3-isopropylmalate dehydratase large subunit has translation MAGKTLYDKIWDAHLVTQRDDGTALIYIDRQLIHEVTSPQAFEGLRLAGRKPWRADANLATPDHNIPTTREERSQGLEGIKDPISRIQVATLDENCREFGILELGMNDARQGIVHVVGPEQGATLPGMTIVCGDSHTSTHGALGALAHGIGTSEVEHVLATQCLLQKKMKNMLVRVNGQLSPGVTAKDIVLAIIGKIGTAGGTGYTIEFGGEAIRSLSVEGRMTVCNMAIEAGARAGLVAVDEITFEYLKGRPFAPKGELWDRAVEAWRDLVSDPDARFDQVVELEASGIEPQVTWGTSPEMVAPISGQIPDPAHESDPSKRGNMEQALHYMGLKPGTAIRDIQLDYIFIGSCTNSRIEDLREAAQVVKGKKVADSIELAMVVPGSGLVKKQAEAEGLDRVFTEAGLEWREPGCSMCLAMNADQLPAGKHCASTSNRNFEGRQGFGGRTHLVSPAMAAAAAVAGHFVDIRQASN, from the coding sequence ATGGCAGGAAAGACCTTATACGACAAAATCTGGGACGCACACCTGGTAACGCAGCGTGATGATGGCACGGCGCTGATCTATATCGACCGGCAGCTTATCCATGAAGTAACCTCACCACAGGCCTTTGAAGGCCTGCGCCTGGCAGGTCGTAAGCCCTGGCGTGCTGATGCCAACCTGGCCACCCCGGACCACAATATTCCCACCACTCGGGAGGAGCGTAGCCAGGGTCTTGAGGGGATCAAGGACCCGATTTCCCGCATTCAGGTGGCAACCCTGGACGAAAACTGCAGGGAATTCGGCATCCTGGAACTGGGCATGAACGACGCACGTCAGGGCATCGTCCATGTAGTCGGACCGGAGCAGGGGGCCACATTGCCGGGCATGACGATCGTCTGCGGTGATTCTCACACCTCTACCCACGGTGCCCTCGGCGCCCTGGCGCATGGTATCGGCACCTCCGAAGTGGAGCATGTGCTGGCAACCCAGTGCCTGCTGCAGAAGAAAATGAAGAACATGCTGGTTCGCGTCAATGGTCAGCTGAGCCCGGGTGTGACAGCCAAAGACATCGTGCTGGCCATCATCGGTAAAATCGGCACAGCAGGGGGAACCGGCTATACCATCGAATTCGGCGGCGAGGCTATTCGTTCATTGTCGGTTGAAGGGCGTATGACCGTTTGCAACATGGCGATAGAAGCCGGTGCCCGGGCCGGGCTGGTGGCCGTCGACGAGATTACCTTCGAGTATCTCAAAGGCCGCCCTTTCGCACCAAAGGGGGAGCTGTGGGACCGGGCTGTCGAGGCCTGGAGAGATCTTGTCAGCGATCCTGATGCGCGGTTCGATCAGGTCGTCGAACTGGAGGCCAGCGGAATTGAGCCGCAGGTAACCTGGGGGACTTCTCCCGAAATGGTTGCGCCGATCAGCGGTCAGATTCCGGATCCCGCACATGAAAGTGATCCCAGTAAACGGGGCAACATGGAGCAGGCACTTCACTACATGGGTTTAAAACCTGGCACGGCGATCCGTGATATTCAACTGGACTATATTTTCATCGGGTCCTGCACTAATTCACGAATTGAAGATCTGCGGGAAGCCGCCCAGGTGGTGAAAGGCAAGAAAGTGGCTGACTCCATTGAGCTGGCCATGGTGGTTCCTGGCTCAGGGCTGGTTAAAAAGCAGGCGGAAGCAGAGGGGCTCGACCGGGTGTTTACGGAAGCCGGCCTGGAGTGGCGGGAGCCGGGTTGTTCGATGTGCCTGGCCATGAATGCTGATCAGTTGCCGGCAGGCAAACATTGCGCCTCCACATCCAACCGTAATTTCGAGGGACGTCAAGGGTTTGGAGGGCGCACGCACTTGGTCAGCCCCGCCATGGCAGCGGCTGCTGCGGTAGCGGGCCACTTTGTTGATATTCGCCAGGCCAGCAACTAA
- the leuD gene encoding 3-isopropylmalate dehydratase small subunit, which produces MRKFSTEEGIVIPLDRANVDTDFIIPKQFLKSIKRSGFGPNLFDEHRYLDKGQPDADNSKRPLNPDFVLNQPRYQNGTVLLARENFGCGSSREHAPWALDDYGIRVIIAPSFADIFFNNCFKNGLLAIVLEKEIVSRLFNEVAQTEGYSLKVDLAGQTITTPTGEVITFEVDEYKKHCLLNGLDEIGVTLQDAEAIKAFEDQWRTRSPWYFVQSGQSQA; this is translated from the coding sequence ATGAGAAAATTCAGTACAGAAGAAGGCATAGTTATTCCTTTGGACCGCGCTAATGTAGATACCGACTTCATTATTCCAAAGCAGTTTCTGAAATCCATCAAGCGCAGCGGGTTCGGCCCCAATCTGTTCGACGAGCACCGCTATCTGGACAAAGGACAACCGGACGCCGATAACAGCAAGCGCCCCTTAAACCCTGATTTTGTCCTGAATCAGCCCCGTTACCAGAATGGTACCGTGCTGCTGGCCCGGGAAAATTTCGGTTGCGGCTCCTCGCGGGAACACGCCCCGTGGGCCCTGGATGATTATGGCATCCGGGTCATAATTGCACCGAGCTTTGCGGATATATTCTTCAATAACTGCTTTAAAAATGGTCTATTAGCGATTGTTTTAGAGAAAGAAATAGTTTCAAGGTTATTTAATGAGGTGGCACAGACCGAAGGTTATTCGCTGAAGGTGGATCTGGCCGGACAAACGATTACCACCCCGACGGGGGAGGTCATCACTTTTGAGGTGGACGAATACAAGAAACACTGTCTGCTCAATGGGCTGGACGAAATAGGCGTGACGCTTCAGGACGCAGAGGCAATCAAGGCGTTTGAAGACCAGTGGCGTACTCGTTCGCCCTGGTATTTTGTGCAATCAGGTCAGTCTCAGGCTTAG